A genomic region of Gossypium hirsutum isolate 1008001.06 chromosome D01, Gossypium_hirsutum_v2.1, whole genome shotgun sequence contains the following coding sequences:
- the LOC107922069 gene encoding kinesin-like protein KIN-14F isoform X3 — protein MDQGASKSLPKEPSEEEFCLALRNGLILCNVLNKVNPGAIPKIVENPVIPVQSTEGAAQSAIQYFENMRNFLVSVKDMQLLTFEASDVEKGGSMNKVVDCILCLKGYYEWKKAGGIGVWRYGGTVKITALPKGSPPSLVGSESADDSLDGSESSQYEQLLEFLHLSNEVAIEESKTANALAFLFDRFGLWLLQAYLRESNEIEEFPLNAMVIDTLISKIVKDFSALLVSQGTQLGLFLKKILKTDFNSLSKSDFMEAISLYLGQRTSLASNDFFKFCICGGKREVIHQTVNHSTAYAQLIHLHQRELKEIKLDFQETKLGVKQIHSNWAEQLRRLEHHIKGLEVASSSYHKVLEENRMLYNQVQDLKGTIRVYCRVRPFLQGQTNGQSTVDYIGENGNIMIVNPLKQGKDARKVFSFNKVFGQNVSQEQIYIDTQPLIRSVLDGFNVCIFAYGQTGSGKTYTMSGPDMTTEQTWGVNYRALRDLFQISKERSDFIRYEVGVQMIEIYNEQVRDLLVMDGSNRRLDIRNNSQLNGLNVPDASWVPVSSTQDVLEFMRIGQTNRAVGATALNERSSRSHSVLTIHVYGKELVSGSILKGCLHLVDLAGSERVDKSEAVGERLKEAQHINRSLSALGDVISALAQKSAHIPYRNSKLTQVLQDSLGGQAKTLMFVHISPEVNAIGETISTLKFAERVASIELGAARSNKETGEIQELKEEISNLKLALEKKEAEVEQLKVGNVRSMTESQRGRAVSPFQIPRHGTSSSIKPGDDNRSSEATSRSASSGKQRRSRFPSAFAVADKEMLPKMPSPAEERLASALKARSPSPPVRRSSSTDRGASNRSRTKVESVDNQPISRVPFPARVPVNKSFATTTVTPSSDATSSGVHSSFQETTKQENISDALYNLRKLSIKKVHSELEDEQFRQALNVRQGGIRKNKAESKAKIKHQLPATLEKTDVAMTLLSEMDDGEKMEQPPKSDFSEPETEQSLVGSPMYAALKMKKLGHNLSRYPHNFEQRGLVQPQAVVPLQGGKTDRSPKEGSNTNLMPEFRRSRSTPRGKFLVLP, from the exons ATGGACCAGGGTGCTTCAAAGTCCCTGCCCAAAGAACCTTCTGAAGAAGAGTTTTGCCTTGCACTTCGCAATGGTCTCATTCTTTGCAATGTCCTCAACAAAGTCAATCCTggagctattcctaag ATAGTGGAAAATCCAGTAATCCCAGTGCAGTCAACAGAAGGGGCAGCACAGTCTGCAATCCAGTATTTCGAGAACATGAGGAATTTCCTGGTATCTGTAAAAGATATGCAACTATTGACATTTGAAGCTTCTGATGTTGAAAAG GGTGGGTCTATGAATAAAGTTGTAGACTGCATTCTTTGTCTGAAAGGATATTACGAATGGAAGAAAGCAGGAGGCATTGGAGTTTGGAGGTATGGAGGAACAGTGAAAATTACAGCTTTGCCGAAAGGGTCACCACCCTCCTTGGTTGGAAGTGAAAGTGCTGATGATTCTTTGGATGGATCAGAGTCATCACAATATGAACAATTATTGGAGTTTCTCCATCTCTCTAATGAAGTTGCAATTGAGGAATCCAAAACTGCCAATGCTCTGGCTTTCCTTTTCGACCGCTTTGGGCTTTGGCTTCTACAAGCTTACCTTAGAGAGAGCAATGAGATTGAAGAATTTCCCTTGAATGCAATG GTAATAGATACACTAATCAGCAAGATAGTTAAGGACTTCTCAGCATTGCTTGTTTCTCAGGGTACTCAG CTTGGGCTATTTCTGAAGAAAATCTTGAAAACTGACTTCAATTCTCTATCAAAATCTGATTTTATGGAAGCTATCTCACTGTATCTTGGTCAAAGGACTAGCCTGGCATCGAATGATTTCTTCAAGTTCTGCATCTGTGGTGGTAAACGTGAGGTTATTCACCAAACAGTTAACCATTCAACTGCATATGCACAACTTATTCATCTTCACCAGAGAGAGCTCAAG GAGATCAAATTAGATTTTCAAGAAACAAAACTTGGAGTCAAACAAATTCACTCGAATTGGGCGGAACAACTTAGGAGGCTTG AGCATCATATCAAGGGTCTTGAGGTGGCATCCTCTTCTTACCACAAGGTATTAGAAGAAAACCGCATGCTTTACAATCAAGTTCAAGACCTCAAAG GAACGATAAGAGTGTACTGTAGAGTGAGACCCTTTCTGCAAGGCCAAACAAATGGACAATCAACTGTAGATTATATAGGAGAAAACGGAAATATCATGATTGTCAATCCTTTAAAGCAGGGCAAGGATGCAAGAAAAGTATTCTCCTTTAACAAGGTGTTCGGACAAAATGTCTCACAAG AACAAATATATATCGACACTCAACCACTGATCAGATCTGTCCTAGATGGCTTTAATGTTTGTATCTTTGCATATGGACAAACTGGATCAGGAAAGACATACACCATG AGTGGCCCAGATATGACTACCGAGCAAACATGGGGCGTAAACTACCGTGCTTTACGTGACCTGTTTCAAATATCCAAGGAGAGATCAGACTTTATTAGATATGAAGTTGGGGTGCAGATGATTGAAATATACAATGAACAAGTGAGAGATTTATTAGTCATGGATGGCTCTAATAGAAG ATTGGATATTCGTAACAATTCTCAGTTGAATGGCCTAAATGTGCCGGATGCAAGTTGGGTTCCAGTTTCAAGTACTCAAGATGTTCTTGAGTTTATGAGAATTGGTCAAACGAATCGTGCTGTAGGTGCCACTGCTTTAAATGAGCGAAGTAGCCGTTCTCACAG TGTTTTGACTATTCACGTATATGGAAAAGAGTTGGTTTCGGGATCTATTCTCAAAGGTTGCCTGCATTTGGTTGATTTGGCTGGGAGTGAGAGAGTGGATAAATCTGAGGCTGTAGGCGAAAGATTGAAGGAAGCACAACATATCAATAGATCACTGTCTGCACTAGGAGATGTCATCTCTGCTCTTGCACAGAAGAGTGCACATATTCCTTACAGAAACAGCAAGCTTACTCAAGTATTGCAGGATTCTttag GTGGGCAAGCTAAAACGTTAATGTTTGTACATATAAGTCCTGAAGTTAATGCCATTGGAGAGACAATTAGCACTCTGAAGTTTGCCGAGAGGGTCGCTTCCATAGAACTTGGGGCAGCTCGATCCAACAAGGAAACTGGTGAAATCCAAGAACTTAAAGAAGAG ATATCAAATCTTAAACTTGCATTGGAAAAGAAGGAAGCTGAAGTAGAACAACTAAAAGTTGGAAACGTTCGAAGCATGACCGAATCTCAGAGAGGAAGAGCGGTTTCTCCTTTCCAAATTCCAAGACATGGAACGTCTTCCAGCATTAAGCCTGGTGACGATAATAGATCCTCTGAG GCCACAAGCAGAAGCGCTTCTTCTGGTAAGCAAAGGAGGTCAAGATTTCCATCTGCATTCGCAGTCGCAGATAAGGAGATGTTGCCGAAGATGCCTAGTCCAGCTGAAGAAAGATTAGCAAGTGCCTTAAAGGCAAGGTCACCATCCCCTCCTGTTAGGAGATCCTCATCCACTGATAGAGGAGCCTCCAATAGAAGCAGGACCAAGGTTGAATCAGTTGACAATCAACCAATCTCTAGAGTACCATTCCCGGCTAGAGTACCTGTTAACAAATCCTTTGCCACAACTACTGTGACCCCTTCTTCAGATGCCACCTCCTCTGGGGTCCATTCCAGTTTCCAAGAAACCACAAAACAAGAGAATATCTCAGATGCGTTATACAACCTCCGTAAACTTAGCATTAAGAAAGTCCACTCAGAACTTGAAGATGAGCAGTTTAGGCAAGCACTTAATGTTAGGCAAGGTGGAATTAGGAAAAACAAAGCTGAGAGTAAGGCTAAAATAAAGCACCAACTGCCAGCAACACTTGAGAAAACTGATGTCGCAATGACATTGCTTTCTGAAATGGATGATGGTGAGAAAATGGAGCAGCCTCCAAAAAGTGACTTCTCTGAGCCAGAAACTGAGCAATCACTTGTTGGCTCTCCTATGTATGCTGCCTTGAAGATGAAGAAGCTTGGGCACAACCTGTCAAGGTATCCACACAACTTTGAACAAAG GGGATTAGTGCAACCGCAAGCGGTAGTACCATTGCAGGGAGGAAAAACTGACAGGTCTCCAAAGGAGGGAAGTAACACTAATCTGATGCCTGAATTTAGAAGGAGCCGGTCTACTCCTCGCGGAAAATTTTTGGTTTTGCCTTGA
- the LOC107922069 gene encoding kinesin-like protein KIN-14F isoform X2, with protein sequence MPQETTSPSRNPRGLKALPSNNVENPLSEDTFNVYYDFAQRKAEEAASRRYQATEWLREMDQGASKSLPKEPSEEEFCLALRNGLILCNVLNKVNPGAIPKIVENPVIPVQSTEGAAQSAIQYFENMRNFLVSVKDMQLLTFEASDVEKGGSMNKVVDCILCLKGYYEWKKAGGIGVWRYGGTVKITALPKGSPPSLVGSESADDSLDGSESSQYEQLLEFLHLSNEVAIEESKTANALAFLFDRFGLWLLQAYLRESNEIEEFPLNAMVIDTLISKIVKDFSALLVSQGTQLGLFLKKILKTDFNSLSKSDFMEAISLYLGQRTSLASNDFFKFCICGGKREVIHQTVNHSTAYAQLIHLHQRELKEIKLDFQETKLGVKQIHSNWAEQLRRLEHHIKGLEVASSSYHKVLEENRMLYNQVQDLKGTIRVYCRVRPFLQGQTNGQSTVDYIGENGNIMIVNPLKQGKDARKVFSFNKVFGQNVSQEQIYIDTQPLIRSVLDGFNVCIFAYGQTGSGKTYTMSGPDMTTEQTWGVNYRALRDLFQISKERSDFIRYEVGVQMIEIYNEQVRDLLVMDGSNRRLDIRNNSQLNGLNVPDASWVPVSSTQDVLEFMRIGQTNRAVGATALNERSSRSHSVLTIHVYGKELVSGSILKGCLHLVDLAGSERVDKSEAVGERLKEAQHINRSLSALGDVISALAQKSAHIPYRNSKLTQVLQDSLGGQAKTLMFVHISPEVNAIGETISTLKFAERVASIELGAARSNKETGEIQELKEEISNLKLALEKKEAEVEQLKVGNVRSMTESQRGRAVSPFQIPRHGTSSSIKPGDDNRSSEATSRSASSGKQRRSRFPSAFAVADKEMLPKMPSPAEERLASALKARSPSPPVRRSSSTDRGASNRSRTKVESVDNQPISRVPFPARVPVNKSFATTTVTPSSDATSSGVHSSFQETTKQENISDALYNLRKLSIKKVHSELEDEQFRQALNVRQGGIRKNKAESKAKIKHQLPATLEKTDVAMTLLSEMDDGEKMEQPPKSDFSEPETEQSLVGSPMYAALKMKKLGHNLSRGLVQPQAVVPLQGGKTDRSPKEGSNTNLMPEFRRSRSTPRGKFLVLP encoded by the exons ATGCCACAGGAAACCACTTCTCCTTCCAGGAATCCCAGAGGCTTAAAGGCTTTACCCTCTAACAATGTGGAGAATCCACTCTCTGAAGATACCTTCAATGTTTATTATGACTTTGCTCAAAGAAAAGCTGAAGAAGCAG CTTCAAGGAGGTACCAAGCAACGGAATGGCTACGAGAGATGGACCAGGGTGCTTCAAAGTCCCTGCCCAAAGAACCTTCTGAAGAAGAGTTTTGCCTTGCACTTCGCAATGGTCTCATTCTTTGCAATGTCCTCAACAAAGTCAATCCTggagctattcctaag ATAGTGGAAAATCCAGTAATCCCAGTGCAGTCAACAGAAGGGGCAGCACAGTCTGCAATCCAGTATTTCGAGAACATGAGGAATTTCCTGGTATCTGTAAAAGATATGCAACTATTGACATTTGAAGCTTCTGATGTTGAAAAG GGTGGGTCTATGAATAAAGTTGTAGACTGCATTCTTTGTCTGAAAGGATATTACGAATGGAAGAAAGCAGGAGGCATTGGAGTTTGGAGGTATGGAGGAACAGTGAAAATTACAGCTTTGCCGAAAGGGTCACCACCCTCCTTGGTTGGAAGTGAAAGTGCTGATGATTCTTTGGATGGATCAGAGTCATCACAATATGAACAATTATTGGAGTTTCTCCATCTCTCTAATGAAGTTGCAATTGAGGAATCCAAAACTGCCAATGCTCTGGCTTTCCTTTTCGACCGCTTTGGGCTTTGGCTTCTACAAGCTTACCTTAGAGAGAGCAATGAGATTGAAGAATTTCCCTTGAATGCAATG GTAATAGATACACTAATCAGCAAGATAGTTAAGGACTTCTCAGCATTGCTTGTTTCTCAGGGTACTCAG CTTGGGCTATTTCTGAAGAAAATCTTGAAAACTGACTTCAATTCTCTATCAAAATCTGATTTTATGGAAGCTATCTCACTGTATCTTGGTCAAAGGACTAGCCTGGCATCGAATGATTTCTTCAAGTTCTGCATCTGTGGTGGTAAACGTGAGGTTATTCACCAAACAGTTAACCATTCAACTGCATATGCACAACTTATTCATCTTCACCAGAGAGAGCTCAAG GAGATCAAATTAGATTTTCAAGAAACAAAACTTGGAGTCAAACAAATTCACTCGAATTGGGCGGAACAACTTAGGAGGCTTG AGCATCATATCAAGGGTCTTGAGGTGGCATCCTCTTCTTACCACAAGGTATTAGAAGAAAACCGCATGCTTTACAATCAAGTTCAAGACCTCAAAG GAACGATAAGAGTGTACTGTAGAGTGAGACCCTTTCTGCAAGGCCAAACAAATGGACAATCAACTGTAGATTATATAGGAGAAAACGGAAATATCATGATTGTCAATCCTTTAAAGCAGGGCAAGGATGCAAGAAAAGTATTCTCCTTTAACAAGGTGTTCGGACAAAATGTCTCACAAG AACAAATATATATCGACACTCAACCACTGATCAGATCTGTCCTAGATGGCTTTAATGTTTGTATCTTTGCATATGGACAAACTGGATCAGGAAAGACATACACCATG AGTGGCCCAGATATGACTACCGAGCAAACATGGGGCGTAAACTACCGTGCTTTACGTGACCTGTTTCAAATATCCAAGGAGAGATCAGACTTTATTAGATATGAAGTTGGGGTGCAGATGATTGAAATATACAATGAACAAGTGAGAGATTTATTAGTCATGGATGGCTCTAATAGAAG ATTGGATATTCGTAACAATTCTCAGTTGAATGGCCTAAATGTGCCGGATGCAAGTTGGGTTCCAGTTTCAAGTACTCAAGATGTTCTTGAGTTTATGAGAATTGGTCAAACGAATCGTGCTGTAGGTGCCACTGCTTTAAATGAGCGAAGTAGCCGTTCTCACAG TGTTTTGACTATTCACGTATATGGAAAAGAGTTGGTTTCGGGATCTATTCTCAAAGGTTGCCTGCATTTGGTTGATTTGGCTGGGAGTGAGAGAGTGGATAAATCTGAGGCTGTAGGCGAAAGATTGAAGGAAGCACAACATATCAATAGATCACTGTCTGCACTAGGAGATGTCATCTCTGCTCTTGCACAGAAGAGTGCACATATTCCTTACAGAAACAGCAAGCTTACTCAAGTATTGCAGGATTCTttag GTGGGCAAGCTAAAACGTTAATGTTTGTACATATAAGTCCTGAAGTTAATGCCATTGGAGAGACAATTAGCACTCTGAAGTTTGCCGAGAGGGTCGCTTCCATAGAACTTGGGGCAGCTCGATCCAACAAGGAAACTGGTGAAATCCAAGAACTTAAAGAAGAG ATATCAAATCTTAAACTTGCATTGGAAAAGAAGGAAGCTGAAGTAGAACAACTAAAAGTTGGAAACGTTCGAAGCATGACCGAATCTCAGAGAGGAAGAGCGGTTTCTCCTTTCCAAATTCCAAGACATGGAACGTCTTCCAGCATTAAGCCTGGTGACGATAATAGATCCTCTGAG GCCACAAGCAGAAGCGCTTCTTCTGGTAAGCAAAGGAGGTCAAGATTTCCATCTGCATTCGCAGTCGCAGATAAGGAGATGTTGCCGAAGATGCCTAGTCCAGCTGAAGAAAGATTAGCAAGTGCCTTAAAGGCAAGGTCACCATCCCCTCCTGTTAGGAGATCCTCATCCACTGATAGAGGAGCCTCCAATAGAAGCAGGACCAAGGTTGAATCAGTTGACAATCAACCAATCTCTAGAGTACCATTCCCGGCTAGAGTACCTGTTAACAAATCCTTTGCCACAACTACTGTGACCCCTTCTTCAGATGCCACCTCCTCTGGGGTCCATTCCAGTTTCCAAGAAACCACAAAACAAGAGAATATCTCAGATGCGTTATACAACCTCCGTAAACTTAGCATTAAGAAAGTCCACTCAGAACTTGAAGATGAGCAGTTTAGGCAAGCACTTAATGTTAGGCAAGGTGGAATTAGGAAAAACAAAGCTGAGAGTAAGGCTAAAATAAAGCACCAACTGCCAGCAACACTTGAGAAAACTGATGTCGCAATGACATTGCTTTCTGAAATGGATGATGGTGAGAAAATGGAGCAGCCTCCAAAAAGTGACTTCTCTGAGCCAGAAACTGAGCAATCACTTGTTGGCTCTCCTATGTATGCTGCCTTGAAGATGAAGAAGCTTGGGCACAACCTGTCAAG GGGATTAGTGCAACCGCAAGCGGTAGTACCATTGCAGGGAGGAAAAACTGACAGGTCTCCAAAGGAGGGAAGTAACACTAATCTGATGCCTGAATTTAGAAGGAGCCGGTCTACTCCTCGCGGAAAATTTTTGGTTTTGCCTTGA
- the LOC107922069 gene encoding kinesin-like protein KIN-14F isoform X1, whose product MPQETTSPSRNPRGLKALPSNNVENPLSEDTFNVYYDFAQRKAEEAASRRYQATEWLREMDQGASKSLPKEPSEEEFCLALRNGLILCNVLNKVNPGAIPKIVENPVIPVQSTEGAAQSAIQYFENMRNFLVSVKDMQLLTFEASDVEKGGSMNKVVDCILCLKGYYEWKKAGGIGVWRYGGTVKITALPKGSPPSLVGSESADDSLDGSESSQYEQLLEFLHLSNEVAIEESKTANALAFLFDRFGLWLLQAYLRESNEIEEFPLNAMVIDTLISKIVKDFSALLVSQGTQLGLFLKKILKTDFNSLSKSDFMEAISLYLGQRTSLASNDFFKFCICGGKREVIHQTVNHSTAYAQLIHLHQRELKEIKLDFQETKLGVKQIHSNWAEQLRRLEHHIKGLEVASSSYHKVLEENRMLYNQVQDLKGTIRVYCRVRPFLQGQTNGQSTVDYIGENGNIMIVNPLKQGKDARKVFSFNKVFGQNVSQEQIYIDTQPLIRSVLDGFNVCIFAYGQTGSGKTYTMSGPDMTTEQTWGVNYRALRDLFQISKERSDFIRYEVGVQMIEIYNEQVRDLLVMDGSNRRLDIRNNSQLNGLNVPDASWVPVSSTQDVLEFMRIGQTNRAVGATALNERSSRSHSVLTIHVYGKELVSGSILKGCLHLVDLAGSERVDKSEAVGERLKEAQHINRSLSALGDVISALAQKSAHIPYRNSKLTQVLQDSLGGQAKTLMFVHISPEVNAIGETISTLKFAERVASIELGAARSNKETGEIQELKEEISNLKLALEKKEAEVEQLKVGNVRSMTESQRGRAVSPFQIPRHGTSSSIKPGDDNRSSEATSRSASSGKQRRSRFPSAFAVADKEMLPKMPSPAEERLASALKARSPSPPVRRSSSTDRGASNRSRTKVESVDNQPISRVPFPARVPVNKSFATTTVTPSSDATSSGVHSSFQETTKQENISDALYNLRKLSIKKVHSELEDEQFRQALNVRQGGIRKNKAESKAKIKHQLPATLEKTDVAMTLLSEMDDGEKMEQPPKSDFSEPETEQSLVGSPMYAALKMKKLGHNLSRYPHNFEQRGLVQPQAVVPLQGGKTDRSPKEGSNTNLMPEFRRSRSTPRGKFLVLP is encoded by the exons ATGCCACAGGAAACCACTTCTCCTTCCAGGAATCCCAGAGGCTTAAAGGCTTTACCCTCTAACAATGTGGAGAATCCACTCTCTGAAGATACCTTCAATGTTTATTATGACTTTGCTCAAAGAAAAGCTGAAGAAGCAG CTTCAAGGAGGTACCAAGCAACGGAATGGCTACGAGAGATGGACCAGGGTGCTTCAAAGTCCCTGCCCAAAGAACCTTCTGAAGAAGAGTTTTGCCTTGCACTTCGCAATGGTCTCATTCTTTGCAATGTCCTCAACAAAGTCAATCCTggagctattcctaag ATAGTGGAAAATCCAGTAATCCCAGTGCAGTCAACAGAAGGGGCAGCACAGTCTGCAATCCAGTATTTCGAGAACATGAGGAATTTCCTGGTATCTGTAAAAGATATGCAACTATTGACATTTGAAGCTTCTGATGTTGAAAAG GGTGGGTCTATGAATAAAGTTGTAGACTGCATTCTTTGTCTGAAAGGATATTACGAATGGAAGAAAGCAGGAGGCATTGGAGTTTGGAGGTATGGAGGAACAGTGAAAATTACAGCTTTGCCGAAAGGGTCACCACCCTCCTTGGTTGGAAGTGAAAGTGCTGATGATTCTTTGGATGGATCAGAGTCATCACAATATGAACAATTATTGGAGTTTCTCCATCTCTCTAATGAAGTTGCAATTGAGGAATCCAAAACTGCCAATGCTCTGGCTTTCCTTTTCGACCGCTTTGGGCTTTGGCTTCTACAAGCTTACCTTAGAGAGAGCAATGAGATTGAAGAATTTCCCTTGAATGCAATG GTAATAGATACACTAATCAGCAAGATAGTTAAGGACTTCTCAGCATTGCTTGTTTCTCAGGGTACTCAG CTTGGGCTATTTCTGAAGAAAATCTTGAAAACTGACTTCAATTCTCTATCAAAATCTGATTTTATGGAAGCTATCTCACTGTATCTTGGTCAAAGGACTAGCCTGGCATCGAATGATTTCTTCAAGTTCTGCATCTGTGGTGGTAAACGTGAGGTTATTCACCAAACAGTTAACCATTCAACTGCATATGCACAACTTATTCATCTTCACCAGAGAGAGCTCAAG GAGATCAAATTAGATTTTCAAGAAACAAAACTTGGAGTCAAACAAATTCACTCGAATTGGGCGGAACAACTTAGGAGGCTTG AGCATCATATCAAGGGTCTTGAGGTGGCATCCTCTTCTTACCACAAGGTATTAGAAGAAAACCGCATGCTTTACAATCAAGTTCAAGACCTCAAAG GAACGATAAGAGTGTACTGTAGAGTGAGACCCTTTCTGCAAGGCCAAACAAATGGACAATCAACTGTAGATTATATAGGAGAAAACGGAAATATCATGATTGTCAATCCTTTAAAGCAGGGCAAGGATGCAAGAAAAGTATTCTCCTTTAACAAGGTGTTCGGACAAAATGTCTCACAAG AACAAATATATATCGACACTCAACCACTGATCAGATCTGTCCTAGATGGCTTTAATGTTTGTATCTTTGCATATGGACAAACTGGATCAGGAAAGACATACACCATG AGTGGCCCAGATATGACTACCGAGCAAACATGGGGCGTAAACTACCGTGCTTTACGTGACCTGTTTCAAATATCCAAGGAGAGATCAGACTTTATTAGATATGAAGTTGGGGTGCAGATGATTGAAATATACAATGAACAAGTGAGAGATTTATTAGTCATGGATGGCTCTAATAGAAG ATTGGATATTCGTAACAATTCTCAGTTGAATGGCCTAAATGTGCCGGATGCAAGTTGGGTTCCAGTTTCAAGTACTCAAGATGTTCTTGAGTTTATGAGAATTGGTCAAACGAATCGTGCTGTAGGTGCCACTGCTTTAAATGAGCGAAGTAGCCGTTCTCACAG TGTTTTGACTATTCACGTATATGGAAAAGAGTTGGTTTCGGGATCTATTCTCAAAGGTTGCCTGCATTTGGTTGATTTGGCTGGGAGTGAGAGAGTGGATAAATCTGAGGCTGTAGGCGAAAGATTGAAGGAAGCACAACATATCAATAGATCACTGTCTGCACTAGGAGATGTCATCTCTGCTCTTGCACAGAAGAGTGCACATATTCCTTACAGAAACAGCAAGCTTACTCAAGTATTGCAGGATTCTttag GTGGGCAAGCTAAAACGTTAATGTTTGTACATATAAGTCCTGAAGTTAATGCCATTGGAGAGACAATTAGCACTCTGAAGTTTGCCGAGAGGGTCGCTTCCATAGAACTTGGGGCAGCTCGATCCAACAAGGAAACTGGTGAAATCCAAGAACTTAAAGAAGAG ATATCAAATCTTAAACTTGCATTGGAAAAGAAGGAAGCTGAAGTAGAACAACTAAAAGTTGGAAACGTTCGAAGCATGACCGAATCTCAGAGAGGAAGAGCGGTTTCTCCTTTCCAAATTCCAAGACATGGAACGTCTTCCAGCATTAAGCCTGGTGACGATAATAGATCCTCTGAG GCCACAAGCAGAAGCGCTTCTTCTGGTAAGCAAAGGAGGTCAAGATTTCCATCTGCATTCGCAGTCGCAGATAAGGAGATGTTGCCGAAGATGCCTAGTCCAGCTGAAGAAAGATTAGCAAGTGCCTTAAAGGCAAGGTCACCATCCCCTCCTGTTAGGAGATCCTCATCCACTGATAGAGGAGCCTCCAATAGAAGCAGGACCAAGGTTGAATCAGTTGACAATCAACCAATCTCTAGAGTACCATTCCCGGCTAGAGTACCTGTTAACAAATCCTTTGCCACAACTACTGTGACCCCTTCTTCAGATGCCACCTCCTCTGGGGTCCATTCCAGTTTCCAAGAAACCACAAAACAAGAGAATATCTCAGATGCGTTATACAACCTCCGTAAACTTAGCATTAAGAAAGTCCACTCAGAACTTGAAGATGAGCAGTTTAGGCAAGCACTTAATGTTAGGCAAGGTGGAATTAGGAAAAACAAAGCTGAGAGTAAGGCTAAAATAAAGCACCAACTGCCAGCAACACTTGAGAAAACTGATGTCGCAATGACATTGCTTTCTGAAATGGATGATGGTGAGAAAATGGAGCAGCCTCCAAAAAGTGACTTCTCTGAGCCAGAAACTGAGCAATCACTTGTTGGCTCTCCTATGTATGCTGCCTTGAAGATGAAGAAGCTTGGGCACAACCTGTCAAGGTATCCACACAACTTTGAACAAAG GGGATTAGTGCAACCGCAAGCGGTAGTACCATTGCAGGGAGGAAAAACTGACAGGTCTCCAAAGGAGGGAAGTAACACTAATCTGATGCCTGAATTTAGAAGGAGCCGGTCTACTCCTCGCGGAAAATTTTTGGTTTTGCCTTGA